The nucleotide sequence TTTCCTGCGTAGGTCCATGATTTTGTCATTGTAATGGCTGAAGAGAAGAAGAGTCTTGTTGCTTATGTGGAAGATTTATATGAGGACTTGCGAGCTAACAATATGGTTGTGGTACGGTGGTTTCACGAAGTTGATGAAGTTGGTATTGTTTTGCCTCCCGACACTAATGACAGAGAGATTTTCTTTTCACTTTGTCTTCAAGATTTCAGTGTTGAGTGCATTGATGGATTGGCTTCAGTTCTCAGTTCTCAGCATTTTGAGCAGTTTCAGAATGGGGCAAGACACACCAACTGGAGACCTTATATGTGCCGCAGGCAGATTGATAATGATGATGTAAAGCCATTTGATATCACCCAACTCCAAGGCTACTGGAGCCAGAAATTACTTCGGTCCATGTTCACATCTCCCGTTAAGTTGAGGCTGAAGATTACCCGTGGTGGTTCTGTTTTATCTGCAGGAAAAAGTGATGTTTTCCTAGGTGATTCCAGGAGGAATCACCAGTTGCATGATCGGGATATCCATGTTGCAGAAACCACTATAATGGATATGCAATCTAGAGGTTCTGCTGTTAGCAGAAAAACTGGAAAGAATGTCACAAGCACCCTTTCTGGATCTGCTTTGATAAGAAAAAAGTTATTTAAGCAAAAACTTCAGCAACAATTATATCCTGGTTGCCATGTTGAAGTGCTTTCACAGGACAGTGGAATAAGGGGTTGCTGGTTCCAATGTGTGATTATCAAAAGGCATCAGGATATGGTAAAGGTCCGTTACCAAGATATACTAGATCCTGAAGATGGTGGTAATACGGAGGTAATTACTGGAAACATTACTTTTAAGTTGCCTCTCTATCACATCTGTATCTATGCTCAGACCTTTTTTTTGCAGGAGTGGGTATCGCTATCCAGGGTTGCAGCACCTGATGAGCTTGGCATTCGCTGTGAAAGGACCATTGTTCGTCCGCACCCTCCTCAGAGAGGCAAGACATACAACTTTGATGTTGGTGCTATTGTGGATGCATGGTGGCATGATGGCTGGTGGGAAGGAATTGTCATTCATAAAGATTTTGAAGGGCAAATGCATGTGTACTTTCCAGGTATTGTTACTAATGTTATACAAGTTATGCCAAATGCATTCCAAAATTAGATATTTCATCCTGATAGAATACTTCTATGCTACTAATGTCATGTATTGCTAACTCTGATTGTGCAGGAGAAAATCGCACCTCGGTTTTCTGTCAAGGTGAGTTGAGGCAGTCTCATGATTGGATCAATAACAAATGGAACAGATTAGAAGAAAGGATGGATATTGCGGATTCACTGTTCTCAGACACGATGATCAATACGAAGGATTTATCTGATTCTGAACAATTCACCAAAGAGCAATACACTGAAGAAACTAATGGCAGCAGCTTACCAGCTGACATGGTACAAGATGAGAACATTCCAAGTGGAGATTCATCGAGCGATGGGGAGGCAGGCATACTGGACCTTACCAAAGACTCCCATTTCAATAAGCTCAGATGGAAGAGAAAACGAAGAAGGGAGCAAACAGAAGATGGTTCTTCTCACAAGAAACAACACTCTGAAGCTAGCAGCGGTGGCAGTCAAGATGCGGCGGCGTCCAATGCCTGTGGGGGCTTTGTGCTACCCAAGTCATTGACTGTTGATCACGAGAACTGCAAGATCGGTGGTGACCCTCTGTTCAATACGCCAATGGCGATCTCCAGCCTTGTGATGTCCCAGTAAAGCCTGGTGATTGTACATTCCCCACGTTGGATGTTGCTTTATCTGAGGATTACGGCAGCCATGGCGGGATGCGGTTTTCATGCATCCCCATGCTCTCCTCACCCCACGGGATGAATAAAGCCCTCAGCCTGACACTTTCTACGTTTGTGTTTCTGTTCAAGGATGAGGAGGATATGCAAGAACTGAAGCATTGACCTCTAATGTATCCTAACCCAAATTTTGCCCATCATTCATTTCGAATGACATCCCATCTCAATCCCAgtcttgcctttgaacactaaccgTTGTATTTCTTATTTAAGTAAAAGAAATGACTACTTTATGTTGGTACTTTCATCTCTGTCGTTAAGATTTTACTGTACTTTATGGTTGGAGATTCATTGACCACGTCGAGTACTTAAATAACCTATTACTCTCATGGATGTACGCATCTCTGCTCTCTTTTCTCAAGCTTGTACCAGTTCTGCACGTTTCCTTCCTCGGCCGTCTGGACCTGTCCTTGACTCCGTCTGGTTGAGTTATCGGTTCATCACCCTCGTCACTGTTCTTATTTTCGTTGACTTCGGACTACTACGAGACTGTTGAGCGCGAGATTTGAAGCACATCACCAATTTGACATCAAGTGCTTAGCGTTCCGTCTCGGGAGCCCACAATTTACCCCTTTGGTGAGTAGGGACAAACTCCTTGGGCTCGTCTCGGGACCCACAAGACGCACTGACGACCGACTTACTGTACCCACCGACCCTGTTGCTTTGTCACATATGCGGGACCCGACAGGCACCGGAAAAGGTAAGCGAAACGGGTTCTAATTTCCCAAGTCGTCTATTAATTGGTGCAGGCGGCCCTTCGTCAATTTCTGGTGGTCTAAAAGGACGAAAAATCAAGTGTCAATTACGATCCGTGGGTGATTAGCTCACCGCCTTCCTCGCCCCGCAATCCCAAAGCCACCTCGCATCGGATCGGATTGCTGTTCGCCGACTCTTTCCTTTCTTCGATTGGTCGTCGCTGATGGCGACGAGACCTAAGAAATTCTTGGAGAGCCTCATCAAGCCCTTCATCGGCGGCCGCAACAAAGGTaggtctttttctcttcttcctggCCTTTGAGTGTTTGAGGTTTGTTTTCCGGCTCCAATCGATTTGTTATGGTGTCTGCAGAGGAGAAGGGGGAGGAGGACTTGGAGGCGATCGCGGCCACGGAGCACAAGGTGTTCCGCTACGAGATGCTGGTTGCGGCCACCCGCAACTTCAACCCCAAGCAGAAGCTCGGCGAAGGGGGATTCGGTCCCGTCTTCAAGGTAAAGTGTGCGCAATCGATTAACGACGATGAATTAGGGCTTTGAATTGAGCGGAGGGAGAAGTGGCGTATGTCGATTGATGAGTAGCGTGATCGATACTGCAGGGACGGTTGGAGGATGGGCGGGACGTGGCGGTGAAGCGCCTGGGGCGGGGTTCGCGGCAGGGGGCGCGGGAGTTCGAGAACGAGGCGATGCTGCTGTCGCGGGTGCAGCACAAGAACGTGGTGAACCTCTACGGCTATTGCGCCCACGACGACGACAAGCTCCTCGTCTACGAGTACATCTCCAACGAGAGCCTCGACAAGCTCCTCTTCTCCGGTAAGCACTCacccccttcttcctcctcccgcaCCCCCCGTAGTAACTCAACGCACTATTCAACGGACGACGAAAGTCACGACAACCGAATGATGTCATCGCGCACTGTAGACCCACGTTGGTGCATGCGCGCCACCTCGGTCACCCGGTGACCTAGTCGTGACTCGAAGCGCGTCTCGTTTTGCAGCT is from Musa acuminata AAA Group cultivar baxijiao chromosome BXJ1-6, Cavendish_Baxijiao_AAA, whole genome shotgun sequence and encodes:
- the LOC135675770 gene encoding uncharacterized protein LOC135675770; the protein is MERSKGPYVGWQEVVVSNDRGRRVVHYYLKGAGGGADLAVVGREKSVRHMSYAVPNQFVRLLMARPHVLPSSPSSSPHSLQALFSFKWRSRREVIDWLSSFVSDANTTESPLAVDGFPDCEDSETDLPTSKLPSRKTAHPSKEFSWLGASWICRKRKKHYRSFCKNGITISVHDFVIVMAEEKKSLVAYVEDLYEDLRANNMVVVRWFHEVDEVGIVLPPDTNDREIFFSLCLQDFSVECIDGLASVLSSQHFEQFQNGARHTNWRPYMCRRQIDNDDVKPFDITQLQGYWSQKLLRSMFTSPVKLRLKITRGGSVLSAGKSDVFLGDSRRNHQLHDRDIHVAETTIMDMQSRGSAVSRKTGKNVTSTLSGSALIRKKLFKQKLQQQLYPGCHVEVLSQDSGIRGCWFQCVIIKRHQDMVKVRYQDILDPEDGGNTEEWVSLSRVAAPDELGIRCERTIVRPHPPQRGKTYNFDVGAIVDAWWHDGWWEGIVIHKDFEGQMHVYFPGENRTSVFCQGELRQSHDWINNKWNRLEERMDIADSLFSDTMINTKDLSDSEQFTKEQYTEETNGSSLPADMVQDENIPSGDSSSDGEAGILDLTKDSHFNKLRWKRKRRREQTEDGSSHKKQHSEASSGGSQDAAASNACGGFVLPKSLTVDHENCKIGGDPLFNTPMAISSLVMSQ